In the genome of Methanopyrus kandleri AV19, one region contains:
- a CDS encoding DUF2119 domain-containing protein has translation MSANDHPIRRPVAVYGVHGDEGRALEPVVRRVLPEGFRVSRVFENGPYVSTVDPSFHRSEVGARWRRVVEDLRPFDTYVELHCYRPRAYRKLTAERRSGGVPGLVDFGAGVLLGSVPRQHKRILGDVLTLTLEVPRRPSDRALRVVSEILGLIPGRTRGEFVKELRRRFPEATEEALRRFRSYYPDRDPF, from the coding sequence ATGAGCGCAAACGACCACCCCATCCGCAGACCCGTGGCAGTGTACGGGGTTCACGGGGACGAGGGTCGTGCCCTCGAGCCCGTGGTGCGTAGGGTACTACCCGAAGGGTTCCGGGTCTCCAGGGTGTTCGAGAACGGACCTTACGTGAGCACGGTGGATCCGTCGTTCCACCGCTCCGAGGTCGGCGCCCGTTGGCGACGGGTAGTCGAGGACCTTCGACCGTTCGACACCTACGTGGAGCTCCACTGCTATCGGCCGAGGGCTTACAGGAAGTTGACCGCGGAGCGGCGGAGTGGTGGAGTCCCCGGCCTGGTCGACTTCGGTGCCGGGGTGCTCCTGGGCTCCGTTCCACGCCAGCACAAGCGCATCCTCGGGGACGTGCTCACGCTCACCCTGGAAGTACCCAGGAGGCCGTCGGATCGGGCGTTGAGGGTTGTCTCCGAGATATTGGGGCTGATCCCGGGGAGAACGCGTGGGGAGTTCGTGAAGGAGCTACGTCGGCGTTTCCCCGAGGCGACCGAGGAGGCCCTCCGAAGGTTCAGGAGCTACTACCCCGATCGAGACCCCTTCTGA
- a CDS encoding TIGR00725 family protein has translation MQISVIGSGRASEDVLNLAEELGREIARRGHVLVCGGRGGVMEAACRGAREEGGITVGILPGERRDEANPYVDVVIPTGLGEARNALVVRAGDAVIAVAGGWGTLSEISLAKKMGKPVVGLTSSGGWAEELARRGEIEGAESPEEAVEKAELLAGYR, from the coding sequence TTGCAGATCTCGGTGATCGGGAGCGGAAGGGCCTCAGAGGACGTCCTGAATCTCGCTGAGGAACTGGGCCGTGAGATCGCCCGGCGGGGCCACGTCCTGGTCTGCGGTGGAAGAGGAGGTGTGATGGAGGCGGCATGCCGAGGAGCGCGCGAGGAGGGTGGCATCACCGTAGGTATCTTACCTGGTGAGAGGCGGGACGAGGCTAACCCCTACGTCGACGTGGTCATCCCGACGGGTCTGGGGGAGGCACGGAATGCCCTGGTGGTCAGGGCGGGAGATGCCGTGATCGCCGTCGCGGGCGGCTGGGGAACGCTCTCCGAGATCTCCCTGGCCAAAAAGATGGGGAAGCCCGTCGTGGGCCTGACGTCATCGGGAGGATGGGCCGAGGAGCTGGCGAGGCGCGGTGAGATCGAGGGGGCGGAATCACCCGAGGAGGCCGTGGAGAAGGCGGAGCTGCTAGCCGGTTACAGGTAG
- a CDS encoding GTP-binding protein, whose translation MERLEGGGVSVVNVVVCGHFNHGKTTLVKALTGEWLDRLPHEREMGVTIEPARAFLELGDTTVSFVDVPGHRDYIRNMLASAWSADYAILVVAADEGPCPGTIDHALVVSFYGARVLPVVSKVDLVSRDRAAEVADEVMDLLELLGVEAVVEPVPVSAKTGEGAEELLDALAELEEPPRPSEMDPLRAPVESTRRVDETTVDVFGIVDRGTLEEGRVEVQPGGRSAEVLEVESTDGSGPGVPFRARLRVKGSITRGMCLGEGLSTADRIEAEVLSIGAKVRPGTMGKVHVLSAAANVRFAEVETDAGTEVLRPYAEGHNVAHVVLELDREVVVEPGDRFLVTVGNEPAVLGVVEGVAR comes from the coding sequence GTGGAGCGACTGGAGGGTGGCGGCGTGAGTGTCGTCAACGTGGTAGTCTGCGGACATTTCAACCACGGAAAGACCACGCTCGTGAAGGCGCTGACCGGTGAGTGGTTGGACAGGCTACCCCACGAGCGGGAGATGGGGGTCACGATAGAGCCCGCACGCGCGTTCCTGGAGCTCGGCGATACCACGGTCTCGTTCGTGGACGTACCGGGTCATCGTGACTACATCCGCAACATGCTGGCGTCCGCCTGGAGCGCGGATTACGCGATCCTGGTGGTCGCGGCCGACGAGGGACCGTGTCCAGGAACGATCGACCACGCGCTCGTGGTCTCGTTCTACGGGGCGAGAGTACTACCCGTCGTGAGCAAGGTGGACCTGGTAAGCCGCGATCGGGCGGCCGAGGTCGCGGATGAGGTGATGGATCTTCTGGAGCTGCTCGGTGTGGAAGCCGTCGTGGAACCCGTTCCGGTGTCCGCGAAGACGGGGGAAGGGGCGGAAGAGCTGCTCGACGCGCTGGCCGAGCTGGAGGAGCCACCTCGACCGTCCGAGATGGACCCGCTGCGGGCGCCGGTGGAGTCCACGAGGAGGGTGGACGAGACGACCGTGGACGTGTTCGGGATCGTGGATCGGGGTACGCTGGAGGAAGGGCGGGTCGAAGTCCAGCCGGGTGGACGGAGCGCGGAGGTGTTGGAGGTGGAATCGACGGACGGATCCGGGCCGGGGGTTCCGTTCCGGGCCAGGCTGAGGGTGAAGGGCTCGATCACGCGCGGGATGTGCCTCGGGGAGGGGTTGTCGACCGCCGACCGGATCGAGGCGGAAGTTCTCTCGATCGGCGCTAAGGTCCGGCCCGGGACGATGGGGAAGGTGCACGTGCTCTCCGCGGCCGCGAATGTCAGGTTCGCGGAGGTCGAGACGGACGCCGGGACGGAAGTGCTGCGACCCTACGCCGAGGGCCACAACGTGGCGCACGTCGTCCTGGAGCTGGACCGTGAGGTGGTGGTGGAGCCCGGCGACCGGTTCCTGGTGACCGTGGGCAACGAGCCGGCGGTGCTCGGTGTCGTCGAGGGGGTGGCGCGTTGA
- a CDS encoding DUF120 domain-containing protein, with amino-acid sequence MAVGEYVEGLGEGRRYVSIPYYRREIERVIGARPFPGTFNVRVEREERESLRELASSYGYRIEPHGEYGGAWLYPCLVNGRPAWLVFPDLTEHRDQVELISETELRRELNVIHGDMVKIEVWGPSTWKLARRLTCGPSGGR; translated from the coding sequence GTGGCCGTAGGTGAATATGTGGAGGGACTGGGTGAAGGCCGTCGCTACGTCAGTATTCCTTATTACCGGAGGGAAATCGAACGTGTGATCGGGGCGCGACCGTTCCCGGGGACGTTCAACGTCCGTGTAGAGCGCGAGGAGCGTGAATCGCTCCGTGAGCTCGCGTCTTCATACGGGTACCGAATAGAGCCTCACGGCGAGTACGGAGGAGCTTGGCTTTATCCTTGCTTGGTGAACGGAAGGCCCGCGTGGCTGGTCTTTCCGGACCTCACGGAGCACCGGGATCAGGTGGAGCTGATATCCGAGACGGAGTTACGACGTGAGCTCAACGTAATCCATGGCGATATGGTAAAGATCGAGGTGTGGGGACCGTCGACTTGGAAGCTAGCGAGGAGGTTGACCTGCGGACCGTCCGGCGGGCGTTGA
- a CDS encoding Zn-ribbon-containing protein, with amino-acid sequence MSLRCPRCGGPVRPSLDRLECEECEWSKELRSRPRKDTRLKWMKEYARRFLREEFDDCGVSEVIVRGPRGKGAGYLAATVYVDDHHKAIGKDGSRVKEVEEKLETLADELGVPPVRITVHPSSALGRR; translated from the coding sequence GTGTCCCTGAGGTGTCCACGGTGCGGAGGTCCTGTCCGTCCATCGCTCGATCGGCTGGAATGTGAGGAGTGCGAGTGGTCCAAAGAGCTCCGGAGTAGGCCCAGAAAGGACACCAGGCTCAAGTGGATGAAGGAGTACGCCAGACGATTTTTGCGGGAGGAATTCGACGACTGCGGTGTGAGTGAGGTGATAGTGAGGGGCCCCAGGGGCAAGGGGGCCGGTTACCTGGCCGCCACGGTGTACGTGGACGATCACCACAAGGCGATCGGCAAGGACGGCAGCCGCGTGAAAGAGGTCGAGGAGAAGCTCGAAACGTTGGCGGACGAGCTCGGGGTGCCTCCAGTCCGCATAACGGTTCATCCGTCGTCGGCCCTAGGTCGGCGGTAG
- a CDS encoding putative zinc-binding protein — MSRKALMPCTGMSPNGFVSRVVVAELSEEEGIPSICPPATAAGKEKFLELLKRVEVLAVAGCDYNCPARILREKAGKEPSETVFVSDVSEETGVDADSLYELTEANRELVKEVKRRVKELL; from the coding sequence ATGTCGCGAAAGGCCCTGATGCCTTGCACCGGTATGTCACCGAACGGGTTCGTTTCGCGGGTGGTGGTTGCGGAGCTGTCCGAGGAGGAAGGGATACCGTCGATCTGCCCACCTGCTACCGCCGCCGGTAAGGAGAAGTTCCTCGAGCTCCTGAAGCGCGTCGAGGTACTGGCGGTCGCGGGCTGTGACTACAACTGTCCCGCAAGGATACTGCGGGAGAAGGCGGGGAAGGAACCCTCCGAGACCGTATTCGTCTCGGACGTCTCTGAGGAGACCGGTGTGGACGCTGACAGTCTCTACGAGCTCACGGAGGCGAACAGGGAGCTCGTTAAGGAGGTTAAGAGAAGGGTTAAGGAGCTCCTCTGA
- a CDS encoding RIO1 family regulatory kinase/ATPase: MEQLGRALLETVQKDDPEPFLRALEETEVDPEDAERFLEALRIQREKGRISDETLEAVEDALFKVSESEEREIPEPDPLAEYAGVDRILGTIMTGKEADVLLAERDGEKVALKVYRAHTGYEERHEERVYRLEDGEVRRIERGDAALREFSRLRRAYEAGVRVPKPYDARPGLIVMEYIPGEPLYRAPDLDDPGSVLEDLLDQVVRLAVDAELVHGDLSAFNVLVGDDGVPYIIDLSEAVKVKEPGAFETLRRDVKNLVSFFERKYGVSADVDEVVERVRRGVYGTDRGRR, from the coding sequence TTGGAGCAACTGGGACGTGCACTGTTAGAAACGGTGCAGAAAGACGATCCTGAGCCGTTCCTGAGGGCGCTGGAGGAGACGGAGGTAGATCCGGAAGACGCGGAGCGGTTCCTGGAAGCGTTGCGGATACAGCGGGAGAAAGGGAGGATCTCTGACGAAACCCTGGAGGCCGTCGAAGATGCGCTCTTCAAGGTGTCAGAGTCCGAGGAACGTGAGATCCCGGAGCCTGACCCTCTGGCGGAGTACGCCGGAGTTGATCGCATTCTCGGGACGATCATGACCGGAAAGGAGGCGGATGTCCTGTTGGCGGAACGTGACGGGGAGAAGGTAGCCCTGAAGGTGTATCGCGCGCACACCGGGTACGAGGAACGGCACGAGGAGCGGGTTTACAGGTTAGAGGACGGTGAGGTACGACGGATCGAGCGCGGGGATGCGGCCCTGAGGGAGTTCTCCAGGCTGCGACGCGCGTACGAGGCGGGTGTGAGGGTACCGAAGCCCTACGATGCCCGTCCGGGCCTCATCGTGATGGAGTACATTCCGGGCGAACCCCTCTACCGAGCGCCGGATCTGGACGACCCGGGATCGGTGTTAGAGGATCTGCTGGACCAGGTCGTGCGGTTGGCCGTGGATGCCGAGCTGGTTCACGGCGATCTGAGCGCGTTCAACGTCCTCGTGGGCGACGACGGTGTACCGTATATCATCGACCTGTCCGAAGCTGTGAAAGTGAAGGAGCCGGGGGCGTTTGAGACACTCCGGCGGGACGTGAAGAACCTCGTATCGTTCTTCGAGCGGAAGTACGGGGTGTCGGCGGACGTAGACGAGGTCGTAGAGAGGGTGAGGCGAGGTGTTTACGGGACCGATCGTGGCCGTAGGTGA
- the ribB gene encoding 3,4-dihydroxy-2-butanone-4-phosphate synthase, translating to MEASEEVDLRTVRRALRRGEPVFIFDSEDREGETDMVFWAPEVTPDHVAELRRTAGGLICVVIHPEHAREIRLPFLVDVYERADHPLLRATWPDDIPYDERSTFSITVNHRDTFTGVTDEDRALTVRKLAEFFTRNHEDPVREFGEEFRSPGHVHLLRPFDGLLEERRGHTELTATLLELVGLEPKVAVICEMLEPGGGALPREEAERVARERGAPFLTGEDILKAWKGGER from the coding sequence TTGGAAGCTAGCGAGGAGGTTGACCTGCGGACCGTCCGGCGGGCGTTGAGACGTGGAGAACCCGTGTTCATTTTCGATTCAGAGGATCGTGAAGGTGAAACCGATATGGTGTTTTGGGCACCTGAAGTCACGCCGGATCACGTCGCGGAACTCCGGAGGACCGCGGGTGGATTGATCTGCGTGGTAATACATCCGGAGCATGCCCGGGAGATACGCTTACCCTTCCTGGTAGACGTCTACGAACGTGCCGATCATCCCCTACTGCGCGCCACGTGGCCCGACGATATACCGTACGACGAGCGCTCCACGTTCTCGATCACCGTGAACCACCGAGACACCTTCACCGGGGTCACCGACGAGGATCGTGCCTTAACTGTACGGAAACTGGCGGAGTTCTTCACCCGCAACCATGAAGATCCCGTACGTGAGTTCGGTGAGGAGTTCAGATCGCCGGGGCACGTGCACCTGCTGCGCCCCTTCGACGGACTGCTGGAGGAACGCCGGGGACACACCGAGCTCACCGCGACGTTACTCGAACTCGTCGGCTTGGAGCCAAAGGTAGCGGTCATATGCGAGATGCTGGAGCCGGGTGGAGGAGCGCTCCCACGTGAAGAAGCCGAGCGCGTCGCGAGAGAGCGTGGTGCTCCGTTCCTGACCGGCGAGGACATCCTGAAGGCGTGGAAGGGGGGCGAGAGGTGA
- a CDS encoding nicotinate phosphoribosyltransferase, producing the protein MRLHVATEDEIRRGETADVYFRRIRKVLEEEGLADTEVVAEISTRSLPEGWEWGVLCGVEEALALLEGRDVTVYAMDEGEVFRPGQPVMRIEGPYVEFCELETALIGCLAKATGIATKAARCKVAAGGKPVYSFGIRRQHPAIAPMVDRAAYVGGCDGVSGIKGAELIGERPVGTMPHAFVLVFGDQRKAWRAFDEHVPEDVPRIALVDTMYDEVEEALMAAEELRERLDGVRLDTPSSRRGDMAEIVREVRWELDLRGYEHVKIMVSGGLDEGEIRRLAEVGADAFGVGTAISDAPAVDFAMDLVEIEGEPRSKRGKLSGAKQVWRCPNCLDDVVLPRGKEPSPCPECGSEREPLLRKFVEEGEVVREPKSPKEARRHVLETVGELEGLDLTE; encoded by the coding sequence GTGCGCCTTCACGTGGCCACGGAGGACGAGATAAGACGCGGTGAGACCGCGGATGTGTACTTCAGGAGGATCAGAAAGGTACTGGAGGAAGAAGGCCTCGCCGACACCGAGGTGGTCGCCGAGATCTCCACGCGGTCGTTACCGGAGGGTTGGGAGTGGGGTGTCCTGTGCGGCGTCGAAGAGGCGCTAGCGTTGCTCGAAGGTCGGGACGTTACGGTGTACGCGATGGACGAAGGTGAGGTGTTCCGACCCGGGCAGCCGGTGATGAGGATTGAGGGGCCTTACGTCGAGTTCTGCGAGCTCGAGACGGCGCTGATCGGGTGCCTGGCTAAGGCCACCGGGATCGCCACGAAAGCTGCGAGGTGCAAGGTCGCGGCCGGCGGTAAGCCGGTGTACAGCTTCGGAATCCGTCGGCAACACCCGGCGATCGCCCCGATGGTGGACAGGGCGGCGTACGTGGGCGGGTGCGACGGGGTCTCCGGGATCAAGGGGGCGGAGCTGATCGGGGAGCGGCCCGTGGGCACCATGCCGCACGCGTTCGTCCTGGTGTTCGGGGACCAGCGGAAGGCCTGGCGAGCGTTCGACGAGCACGTGCCGGAGGACGTCCCCAGGATAGCTCTCGTGGACACGATGTACGACGAGGTGGAGGAGGCGCTGATGGCGGCCGAAGAGCTGAGGGAGAGGCTGGACGGGGTGAGGCTCGACACACCGTCCTCGCGCCGGGGCGACATGGCGGAGATCGTACGTGAAGTCAGATGGGAGCTGGACCTCCGAGGGTACGAGCACGTCAAGATCATGGTGTCCGGAGGGTTGGACGAGGGCGAGATCCGACGGCTCGCGGAGGTGGGAGCCGACGCGTTCGGCGTGGGCACGGCGATCTCGGACGCACCGGCGGTGGACTTCGCGATGGACCTGGTGGAGATCGAAGGTGAACCGAGGTCGAAGCGGGGGAAGCTCTCCGGAGCGAAACAAGTCTGGAGGTGCCCGAACTGTCTGGACGACGTCGTGCTCCCTCGGGGTAAGGAGCCGAGTCCCTGTCCGGAATGTGGGTCGGAACGCGAGCCGCTGCTGCGGAAGTTCGTGGAGGAGGGTGAGGTAGTCCGGGAACCGAAGTCTCCCAAGGAGGCTCGGAGGCATGTGCTGGAGACTGTCGGGGAGCTCGAGGGCCTCGACCTGACGGAGTAA
- the priL gene encoding DNA primase regulatory subunit PriL, translating into MRSWFPHAPTVSVPEIEPEEALSYRDEIRTRVRSYAFGLDDWRAKVKTRRAYLRKVRDEDESEILRVYGALLTVAAAGPRPVRHLIAEGESAMAETALYALRHEDESAMSYPEERVLSDLYLWDVRVLERDLGLYAVHFSFPLIHRSPEGQKLKVLVWERASLEKVLKEVRSNRVLGVRVLDPSGWNDVWICPRCGATRRGGTGDLEQDHARRCSNCRGRMRKPDPNLLEMLKEPEGYLIMHFKTLARTFREDVRRLVVSDIESRDDVEDEELREFCLKLFPKVRKRLERVEKGAGGRFPPCIRELLRRAQEGENLPHEARFALAAFLVNVGWDVDRVVEVFSNLPDFDEERTQYQVRHIAGEVGGGTRYLPPNCDKMKAWGLCPGKDCGVKNPLAYYRRPRADDG; encoded by the coding sequence TTGCGCTCATGGTTCCCCCACGCCCCGACGGTATCCGTTCCGGAGATAGAACCGGAAGAGGCCCTGTCGTACCGAGACGAGATCCGAACCAGGGTCAGATCCTACGCCTTCGGGCTGGACGACTGGCGGGCGAAGGTAAAGACGCGTCGCGCTTACCTGCGCAAGGTCAGGGACGAGGACGAGTCGGAGATCCTGCGAGTCTACGGGGCGTTACTCACCGTGGCGGCCGCCGGACCGCGTCCCGTCCGTCATCTGATAGCCGAAGGCGAGTCTGCGATGGCCGAGACCGCGCTCTACGCCCTTCGCCACGAGGATGAGTCCGCAATGTCCTACCCCGAGGAGCGTGTTCTCAGCGACCTGTACCTGTGGGACGTACGGGTACTCGAGCGCGACCTGGGTCTGTACGCCGTCCACTTCTCGTTTCCACTCATACACCGATCCCCGGAAGGACAGAAGCTGAAGGTGCTGGTGTGGGAACGCGCCTCTTTGGAGAAGGTACTGAAGGAGGTCAGGTCGAACAGGGTCCTCGGAGTGAGGGTTCTCGATCCCTCGGGATGGAACGACGTGTGGATATGCCCGCGGTGCGGGGCCACGAGGCGGGGAGGGACGGGAGACCTGGAGCAGGACCACGCCCGCCGGTGCTCCAACTGCCGAGGGCGAATGCGGAAGCCGGACCCTAACCTGCTCGAGATGCTCAAGGAGCCGGAAGGGTACCTGATCATGCACTTCAAGACCTTGGCCCGGACGTTCCGCGAGGACGTCCGTAGATTGGTGGTCTCGGATATCGAGTCCCGGGACGACGTGGAGGACGAAGAGCTGCGGGAGTTCTGCCTCAAACTGTTCCCGAAGGTTCGGAAGCGTCTGGAACGCGTCGAGAAGGGGGCGGGCGGCCGGTTCCCGCCGTGTATCCGGGAGCTCTTACGGAGGGCCCAAGAAGGGGAGAACTTGCCCCACGAGGCCCGCTTCGCGCTGGCCGCCTTCCTGGTCAACGTGGGATGGGACGTGGACCGCGTGGTGGAAGTGTTCTCGAACCTGCCAGACTTCGACGAGGAGCGCACCCAGTACCAGGTCCGTCACATCGCCGGTGAGGTGGGCGGAGGTACTCGATATCTACCACCGAACTGCGATAAGATGAAAGCATGGGGGTTGTGCCCCGGCAAGGATTGTGGGGTGAAGAATCCGCTGGCGTACTACCGCCGACCTAGGGCCGACGACGGATGA
- a CDS encoding DEAD/DEAH box helicase family protein produces the protein MSCGEDKEVLFEALDAVEEKYDLRKSQYEMLEEIRDQLAECDSVAVLTTRPGSGKTWLLRRIAREYRERVFYSVPSPDLAEREYKKFKEWELSVDLWRRVEDYDEPCQVKLPELLGELEQEELFEVMAHAGSAQDEPKCYPWFYRKEGPLLKPLEDEELREKVRRALYRENPFIKGFAPWDSCGNCEIIRQLREPARIVCLSFKKLLSAPFLYASHRCAREALGKEPFVSEEDWEEALEGSLVVLDDAHVLPGALIVEIRGYVRVGSRTLMDELKDLALDQSHMWSVVDWNRDVRKVKKALEEKTKFREVYDRLTYELEDWIEELRELVERECRADYLDAKKNLSLLNELIERSEEAGIREWVVVKSPRRGRPILTFAPVVKNLEQLLKLLMGPEYFELPVAYLVAENRPTLSELDRRGVGV, from the coding sequence TTGAGCTGCGGGGAAGACAAGGAAGTCCTGTTCGAAGCTCTGGACGCCGTCGAGGAGAAGTACGACCTGAGGAAGTCGCAGTACGAGATGTTGGAAGAAATCCGCGATCAGCTGGCCGAGTGCGACAGCGTGGCCGTGCTCACCACGCGGCCCGGGTCGGGTAAAACCTGGTTATTGCGGAGGATAGCCAGGGAGTACCGGGAAAGGGTGTTCTACTCCGTCCCGTCACCGGACCTAGCGGAGCGGGAGTACAAGAAGTTCAAGGAGTGGGAGCTCAGCGTCGATCTGTGGCGCAGGGTGGAGGATTACGACGAACCGTGTCAGGTTAAGCTGCCGGAGCTCCTCGGAGAGTTGGAACAGGAGGAGCTCTTCGAGGTCATGGCACACGCGGGCTCGGCGCAGGACGAACCGAAGTGTTACCCGTGGTTTTACCGGAAAGAGGGTCCGCTGCTGAAACCGCTGGAGGACGAGGAGCTACGGGAGAAGGTCCGCAGGGCCCTGTACAGGGAGAACCCGTTCATCAAGGGGTTCGCTCCCTGGGACTCCTGTGGGAACTGCGAGATCATCCGTCAGTTACGTGAGCCGGCCAGGATCGTCTGTCTCTCCTTCAAGAAGCTGCTGTCGGCCCCGTTCCTGTACGCGTCGCACCGTTGTGCACGTGAGGCGTTGGGTAAGGAACCGTTCGTGTCTGAAGAGGACTGGGAAGAAGCGCTGGAGGGCTCGCTCGTGGTCCTGGACGACGCCCACGTGCTCCCTGGAGCGCTCATAGTGGAGATCAGGGGGTACGTGAGAGTCGGCTCACGCACGCTGATGGATGAGTTGAAGGACCTGGCCCTGGACCAGTCTCACATGTGGAGTGTCGTGGACTGGAACCGCGACGTCCGGAAGGTGAAGAAGGCGCTGGAGGAGAAGACCAAGTTCCGAGAGGTCTACGACCGGTTGACGTACGAGCTCGAGGACTGGATAGAGGAACTCCGAGAGCTCGTCGAGAGGGAGTGCAGGGCCGACTACCTCGACGCCAAGAAGAACCTGTCGCTGCTGAACGAGCTGATCGAGAGGTCGGAGGAAGCCGGGATCAGGGAGTGGGTGGTAGTGAAGAGTCCGCGTCGCGGGCGGCCGATCCTGACGTTCGCGCCAGTCGTGAAGAACCTGGAGCAGCTGCTGAAGCTGCTCATGGGCCCCGAGTACTTCGAGCTCCCGGTGGCGTACCTCGTGGCCGAGAACCGGCCCACCCTGAGCGAGCTGGACCGCCGGGGTGTGGGAGTGTGA
- a CDS encoding indole-3-glycerol phosphate synthase TrpC, with protein MLVIGHGVPGSVPGPQVIHTVLYHPFPHLPGSVGAQPPHPDVGPSRCRHRRGCSELLDEILERVRERVEEIRDRTFTPRAGGRSLRKALSGPGVSVIAEVKPTSPSQGRLRDVDAEDVAERARAYERGGAAGISVLTEPEFFDGRPEYVEVVREAVDVPVLRKDFIIDPVQVEESAHYGADAVLIIAAAVGREAPELIDLAHEHGMEVLLEIDRWEHLELLSECDPDVVGVNNRDLRTLEVDLNRTLELGPEVKDLTNAPLVAESGVSGPEDVVLLGEVADAVLVGTYLMRAPDPSEAVRKLVEAGRSTE; from the coding sequence GTGCTCGTCATCGGTCACGGAGTTCCGGGATCGGTCCCGGGACCCCAAGTCATCCATACGGTCCTCTATCATCCGTTTCCTCATCTCCCTGGCTCGGTCGGGGCGCAGCCACCCCATCCGGACGTCGGACCAAGCCGATGTCGTCATCGCCGGGGGTGTTCCGAGCTGCTGGACGAGATCCTGGAGCGCGTGAGGGAAAGGGTTGAGGAGATTCGCGACCGCACGTTCACGCCGAGAGCGGGAGGAAGATCGCTACGGAAGGCACTTTCGGGCCCCGGCGTGTCGGTGATCGCCGAGGTGAAACCCACCTCCCCCTCCCAGGGCAGACTACGCGACGTGGACGCGGAAGACGTCGCCGAGCGGGCCCGTGCGTACGAGCGAGGTGGTGCGGCGGGTATCTCCGTGTTGACCGAGCCCGAGTTCTTCGACGGTCGGCCTGAGTACGTCGAGGTCGTCCGGGAGGCCGTGGACGTTCCGGTACTCCGCAAGGACTTCATAATCGACCCGGTGCAGGTGGAGGAGAGCGCGCACTACGGGGCCGACGCCGTACTGATCATTGCCGCGGCCGTAGGTAGAGAGGCTCCCGAACTAATCGATCTGGCACACGAACACGGTATGGAGGTTCTACTGGAGATCGACCGATGGGAGCACCTCGAACTGCTGAGCGAGTGCGATCCCGACGTCGTAGGGGTGAACAACCGGGACCTCCGCACGCTCGAGGTGGACCTGAACCGGACGCTCGAGCTGGGTCCCGAGGTTAAAGACCTCACGAACGCCCCCCTGGTCGCCGAATCCGGTGTTTCCGGACCCGAGGACGTCGTCCTGTTGGGTGAGGTGGCCGACGCGGTGCTGGTCGGTACGTACCTGATGCGTGCCCCCGACCCGAGCGAAGCGGTAAGGAAGCTCGTGGAAGCGGGGCGGTCGACGGAGTGA